In Desulfoferula mesophila, the genomic window GCGGATGGCCAGGATGCGGTGCCCGGCGGCGCCCGCCGCCGGTTCGCTGGCCTCGAAATAGTCCTTGAACTTGGCCCCCGCCTCCTCCTGGCCGGTGATGACCTTGCTGGAGAGGATGGCCCGCTCCTGGTACAGGGCGCGCATGGCGGCGCGGGCCTCGCCGTTTTCGTTGACGATCTCGGCGATGATGTCCCGCGCCCCGGCCAGGGCCTCCCCCACGCCCTCCACCCCCTTTTCGGGGTCCACGTAGCCCTGGGCCTCGGCCAAGGGATCGGCGCCCGGCTCCTGGGCCAGGATGAACAGCGCCAGGGGCTCCAGGCCCTTTTCCTTGGCCATCATGGCCTTGGTGCGCCGCTTGGGCCTGAAGGGCAGGTACACGTCCTCCAGCTGGGCCATGGTGGGCGCTTCGTTGACCTTGGTTGTGAGCTCCGGGGTCAGCAGGTTGCGCTCCCCCAGGGACTTGAGGATGGCCTCGCGGCGGGCGTCCAACTCCTTGAGCTGGGTCAGGCGGTCGCGGATGGCGATGACCGCCACCTCGTCCAGGGAGCCGGTGGCCTCCTTGCGGTAGCGGGCGATGAAGGGCACGGTGGACCCTTCCTCCAACAGGGCGGCGGTGGCGCGCACCTGGCCCAGGCCCAGCTTAAGCTCGTCGGCTATTTGCGACAGGTTCTTTTCGGCGGCAGGGGGATTTTCGCTCAATGAAATATTACCTTCACTTTGGGAAACGGGGTTGGGGCCAGGGGACGAGTCTGGATTAATAACCGCATAGCGCCCCGCTTGCAAGCCCTTTGCGGCCTCCGGCCGGTCTAAAAAGATCGCGGCCGCCCCGGGGGACGGCCGCGCTTGGTTTGGCTGGGAAAGATTGTCAGGCCTGGCCCGCCGCGATGCCCTTCTTGCCGCCGTGGCGGATGATGCGGCCCTCCACCAGGTACACCACTTCCTCGGCCACGTTGGTGGCTTCGTCGCCGATGCGCTCCAAATGGCGGCTGGCCAGGACCAGCTCCACCCCCCGGCGGATGACCCGGCGTTCCTCGGTCATCCAGGCGATCATCTCCTCCAGGAAGGTGCGGCACAGGTGGTCCAGCTCGTCGTCGCGGGCCAACACCGCCTCGGCCTTGGCCACGTCCTCGGCCACGAAGGCGTCCAGGCAGGTCTTGGCCATCTCGCGGGCGATGTCGCCCATGGCCACCAGGGTGGCCGGGGTGTCGCTGGGGCTCATCTCGGCCAGGACGTCCACCCGCTGGGCCAGGTTCACGGCCTGGTCGCCCATGCGCTCCAGGAAGCTGGTTATCTTGATGACCGCCGAGAGGAAGCGCAGGTCCACGGCCACCGGCTGCTGGGTGGCCAACAGGCTGATGCAGCGTTCCTCGATCTCGTTTTGCATCAAATCGATGCGCCGGTCGCCTTGGATAACGGTCTGGGCCAGGGCCCGGTTGCGCTTGACCAGAGCCTGGGTGGCGGTGTACACGGCTTCCTCGGCCCGGCCGGCCATTTTCAAAAGGTCTTCCTTGACCTCTTGCATGCGACGATGAAAATACGATAGCCCTTGCATGAATTATTTCTCCACAGGAGCGGTCTAACCAAAGCGGCCGGTGATGTAGTGCTCGGTCTGTTCCTTCTGGGGCTTGGTGAAAATACCCTCGGTGGGGCCCATTTCCACCAAACGGCCCATGTAGAAAAAGGCTGTGTCGTCGCTGACCCGGGCTGCTTGCTGCATGTTGTGAGTAACGATTATAACAGTATAGCTTTGCTTGAGTTCCTTGACCAACTCCTCTATGCGGCTGGTGGCGATGGGGTCCAGGGCGCTGGTGGGCTCGTCCATCAAAAGCACCTCGGGCGACATGGCGATGGCCCGGGCGATGCACAGGCGCTGCTGCTGCCCGCCGGAGAGACCCAGGGCGCTCTGGTGCAGGATGTCCTTCACCTCGTCCCACAGGGCGGCGGACTTGAGCGATCGCTCCACGATCTGGTCCAGGTTCTTGGCTTCCTTCAGGCCGTGCAGGCGCGGCCCGTAGGCCACGTTGTTGTAGATGGTCTTGGGGAAGGGGTTGGGCTTTTGGAAGACCATGCCCACCCGGCGGCGCACGTCCACCGGGTCCACCTGGGGATCGTAGAGGTTGATGTCCTCGAACAAAAGCTCCCCCTCCACCTTGGTGCCGGGGATCAGCTCGTTCATGCGGTTGAGTAGGCGCAAGAAGGTGGACTTGCCGCAGCCCGAGGGGCCGATGAGGGCGGTCACCTGGTTGCGCTTGACGGTCATGTTGATGTCGGTCAAGGCCTGGAAATCACCGTAATAGAAGTTCAGACCCCTGACTTCGATGATGGGTCTTTCGGGAACGCCGGAAGGTTCCGTCGGCGCTTTCAGGTTTTGCGCGGCGCTGGTCTTTACCATTTTTTGGTCTTTCGCATGCGGGTGCGGATAATGATGGCCACCAGGGACAGGCCCAGCACCATGCTGATCAAAACCAGCACCGTGCCGTATTGCAGGGGCCGGGTCTGCTCTATGTGGGTCCCGGCCGTTGCCAACACGTAGATGTGATAGGGCAGGGCCATTACGGTGTCCAGGGGCGAACGGGGCAGGCCCACGGTGAAGAAGGTGGCCGCGGTGAACATGATGGGCGCGGTTTCCCCGGCCGCCCGGCCGATGCCCAGGATGGAGCCGGTGAGGATGCCGGGCAGGGCGGCGGGCAGCACCACCTTGCGGATGGTCTGCCAGCGGGTGGCCCCCAGGCCCAGGGAGGCCTCGCGGAAGGTGCTGGGCACCTGGCGAAGCGCCTCCTCGCTGGCCCCGATCACGGTGGGCAGGATCAACAGGCCCAGGGTGAGGGAACCGGCGGCGATGGAGATGCCCAGGTGGAAGTAGCCCACGAACAGGGCCAGGCCGAACAGGCCGAAGACCACGCTGGGAACCCCGGCCAGGTTTTGGATGCCCAGGCGCACGATCCTCAGCGCCTTGCCGTCGGTGGCGTACTCGCTGAGATACACCGCCGCGGCCACCCCCAGGGGCAGGGCCACCAGGATGGCCCCCACCGTGAGGTAGAGGGTGCCCATGATGGCCGGGAAGATGCCGCCGGCGGTCATGGAGTCCTTGGGAGCCGCGGTAAGGAACTCCCAGCTGATGGCGCCGATGCCGTGGATGAACACGTAGAGCAGGATGCCGCCCAGGGTCGCCAGCACCGTGAGCATGAGCAGGCGGAACAGGCCGAAGGCCAGGGTTTGGCTGAGGTGGCGCGAGGCCAGGGAGTGGCGGATCATAAGGTGGCCGCTCCTCTCTGTTGGAAGCGGCGGCTGATGTAGGCGGCCACCAGGTTGAAGCCCAGGGTGAGCAAGAACAGCACGATGCCGATGGCGAACAGGGCGTGGTAGTGCTCGGAGCCGAAAGGCGTCTCGCCCATCTCGGCGGCGATGGTGGCGGGCAGGGGGCGCACCGAGTCGAAGATGCTGCCGGGGATCTGGGCGGCGCCGCCGGCCACCATCAACACCACCATGGTCTCGCCCATGGCCCGGCTCATGCCCAGGATGGTGCCGGTGCCGATGCCGGACATGGCTCCGGGCACCACCACCCTGGTCAGGGTTTCCAGGCGGGTGGCTCCCAGGGCCAGGGAGGCCTCCACCAGATCCTTGGGCACCGCGTGCAGGGCGTCCTCGGCGATGGAGGTGATGGTGGGGATGGCCATGATGGCCAGCATGATGGAGGCGTTGAGCACGTTGAGCCCGGTGGGGATGTCCCACCATTGCTGCATCAGCGGGGCGATGACCACCATGCCCACGAAGCCCAGCACCACCGAAGGCAGGCTGGCCAGCAGCTCCACCGCCGGCTTGAGGATCTCCCTGGTGCGGTGGCCGGCCACCTCGCCCAGATACAGGGCCGCCCCCACGCCCAGGGGCACGGCGATGGCCGAGGAGATGACCGTTACCGCCACCGACCCGGCGATCAGGGGCAGGATGCCGAAGTCGGGCGGATCGTAGGTGGGGTACCAGAAGTCGCCGAAAAGGAAGTCCTTGACGCTGACCGTGGAGAAGAGGCCCAAGCCCTCTTTGAACAAGAACAGGACGATCAGCCCCATGATAATGACCGAGAAGAAACCGGACGCCACGAACAGGCGCTTGATGCGCGCCTCTTGCACGGTGCTGGTCACCTTGCGTTTGGTCAATGGGGCGACGGCCACCGGCGGAGCGTTGTCTCCGGTGATGGCCTGGGCCTGGGGAACTTGCAACATCGCATTACATCCTTGGTGAAGCACAATGACTTACGGCTAAATGTAATGCGCGGATATTTCCTTGGGGTGACTGGAATGTTACAGAGATGTGACAAAGAGGGGCCCGCGAGGGAAAATGACGGCCCAAAAAAGCGCCCCCGGCCCTCCGGGGCCGGGGGCGCTGGAGTGTTTGGCTAGAACTTGAAGATAGTATTGACGAAAATGGTCTGGGACTTGTTGGTCGCCCCGGGGATGTTGGCGTCGTCCGGCTCGGTGTTGTAATAGGTGACCTGCAGCTTGCCGTACTTCCACATCTGGTACTCGCCTTCCAGCTGCCAGCCCTTGCGGTTTACATAACCGGAGTCGCTGTCGGCGATGAAGCCCGGGGTGGCGTTGGCCTCCACGTCCTTGTACAGAACCAGGAACTTGAACTTGTCGTAGGTGACAAAGCCGGCCACGCCATAGCCGCTGTCCTTGTCCTGGTAGGGGCCGGAGGAATCGGCGTTTTGCACGTACTGGCCCCACATGCCCACCGAACCCTTGGGCGAGAACTTGAAGGCGGCCTGGGCGAACACGTCCCACACCTGGTAATTGGTGGTGCGCGTCTCGCCGTTTTCCGTATAGGTGGGGGTGCCGTGCAGGTTGGGGGGCAAATCGCCCGGATCACCCAGGTTGCCCCAGGCGGTGTAGCCCGCCGTGCCCACCAATGAAAAGGCCCCCGCTCTGCCCTTGATGCCGGCCTGGGCGGCCGGAGCGTAATCGTTGCTGCTCCAATCGCCGGGCTGGTTCACGGTCATGAAGGACGCGTTGATAAAGGGCCGCCAGTCGCCGCCCTTGTTGAAGGTGTAGTTGATGAACGCGCCCTCGGGAACCACGTCGGAGTCCCAGATGACCTTGGTGGTGACAAAGGGCTGGGGCACCTTGCCGAAGCTGAAGGTGAACGCCTTGTCGGGAACCAGGGAGGGAGTCCACTTCACGTAGGCCTCATCGATGCCCCAAGTGGTGTATTCCCCGAAGTAATTGCCCATGGTCACGTTGGTGCTGGTCGGGTCGTCGTCGCTGCCCAAGGTCATGCGCATGCCCAGTTCCACGTCTTCGTTGATCTGGCTGCGCGCCCCGAAGCGCAGGCGCACCCGGAACCGGTCCTTGTCACTCTTGCTGGTGGGCACCCCGTCGAGGGTGGTTTCGTCATAGGTGGTGTGCTCGTAGCGGAAACGCACGTCGCCGAAAAAAGTGATGCGCTCGGCCCATGCGGGCAACTTGCTGGTGGCGGCGGCCTGGACCGCTTGTTGCTGCTGTTGCTGTTGTTGCCGGACCTGGCCCAACTCGGCCTTCATTTGGTTTAGGGTCTGCTCCATGGCCTTGATCTTGGCTTCCAGCTCCGCCTGGGTGGCGGCGAACGCCCCGGCCGAAGGCAGCATGGTGAGCCCCAAAACCAAGGCAATGGTCATCAAAAGCCTTTTCATGCTTGCCACTGCTCCCTCCTCCCGCTTTTGCGTGCCATTTCCAGTATGAACAACGTGAAATCGAAGTGCTAGGTTGAAATGTAACCGTACCGCCATCTAGTTGTGCCGATATTCACAACTAGATGAGGCCATGATGCCAAAAGGGAGCGGGCGGCGTCAAGGTGCAAAAAACGTTATCAAATGACGGCGAGCTCGGGCCTGCGGGGGAGGGGGCAAAAAGATGGCCTGGGGCGCGGGGCCCCAGGCCTGGGTCCGAAGAGGGATGCGGCAGGTTGGGTGGGCGCCGCGATCCCTGGGTGGGTGCTTAGAACTTGAAGATAAAGTCCGCGAAGAAGGTCTGGGACGGGTTGGTGGCCCCGGGGATGTTCTCCTCGACGGGCTCGGTGTCGTACCAGCTCAACTGCACCTTGCCGTACTTCCACATCTGGTAGCTGGCCGAGAGCACATAACCCTTGCGGTTGACGTAGCCGGAGTCGCTGTCGGCGATGAAGCCGGGGCTCGCGTTGGCTTCCACGTACTTGTACCAGGCGTTGAAGCCGAACTTGCAGTACTTGACGCCGGCGCCGGCGCCCCAACCGGTGTCCTGGTCCTGCCAGGGACCGTCAGCCGACTGGTTGACCAGGTAGTGGCCCCAAGCGAACACGGAACCCTGCTTGTTGAACTTGTAGTCGGCCTTGGCGTAGATGTCCCACACCGCGAAGTTGCTGATCCGGGTTTCGCCGTCGCCCTGGGTCCAGGTGGGGTTGCCGTTGGTGTCGGGGGGCACGTCGCCCGCGTCGCCCAGATTGCCCCAGGAGGTGTAGGCGGTCTCGGCCTTCAGACCGAAGGCGCCGACCTTACCCTTGATGCCGAGCTGGCCGGCCGGGGCGTATACGTTCTGGCCCCAGGTACCGGTCTGCTCCACGGTCATGTAGGAGCCCAACACGTAAGGCTGCCAGGAGCCGCCCTTGTTGAAGGTCCATTGGGCAAAGGCGCCCTCGGGCACCACGTCGCCGTCCCAGATGACCTTGGAGGTCATGAAGGGCTGGGGCACCTTGCCGAACTCGAACATGAAGGCCTTTTGGGGCACGAAACTCGGGGTCCACTTGACGTAAGCCTGGTCCAGGCCCCACTTGCTGTACTCGCCAAAGTAGTTGCCCAT contains:
- the phoU gene encoding phosphate signaling complex protein PhoU; this translates as MQGLSYFHRRMQEVKEDLLKMAGRAEEAVYTATQALVKRNRALAQTVIQGDRRIDLMQNEIEERCISLLATQQPVAVDLRFLSAVIKITSFLERMGDQAVNLAQRVDVLAEMSPSDTPATLVAMGDIAREMAKTCLDAFVAEDVAKAEAVLARDDELDHLCRTFLEEMIAWMTEERRVIRRGVELVLASRHLERIGDEATNVAEEVVYLVEGRIIRHGGKKGIAAGQA
- the pstB gene encoding phosphate ABC transporter ATP-binding protein PstB; translated protein: MVKTSAAQNLKAPTEPSGVPERPIIEVRGLNFYYGDFQALTDINMTVKRNQVTALIGPSGCGKSTFLRLLNRMNELIPGTKVEGELLFEDINLYDPQVDPVDVRRRVGMVFQKPNPFPKTIYNNVAYGPRLHGLKEAKNLDQIVERSLKSAALWDEVKDILHQSALGLSGGQQQRLCIARAIAMSPEVLLMDEPTSALDPIATSRIEELVKELKQSYTVIIVTHNMQQAARVSDDTAFFYMGRLVEMGPTEGIFTKPQKEQTEHYITGRFG
- the pstA gene encoding phosphate ABC transporter permease PstA encodes the protein MIRHSLASRHLSQTLAFGLFRLLMLTVLATLGGILLYVFIHGIGAISWEFLTAAPKDSMTAGGIFPAIMGTLYLTVGAILVALPLGVAAAVYLSEYATDGKALRIVRLGIQNLAGVPSVVFGLFGLALFVGYFHLGISIAAGSLTLGLLILPTVIGASEEALRQVPSTFREASLGLGATRWQTIRKVVLPAALPGILTGSILGIGRAAGETAPIMFTAATFFTVGLPRSPLDTVMALPYHIYVLATAGTHIEQTRPLQYGTVLVLISMVLGLSLVAIIIRTRMRKTKKW
- the pstC gene encoding phosphate ABC transporter permease subunit PstC; the protein is MLQVPQAQAITGDNAPPVAVAPLTKRKVTSTVQEARIKRLFVASGFFSVIIMGLIVLFLFKEGLGLFSTVSVKDFLFGDFWYPTYDPPDFGILPLIAGSVAVTVISSAIAVPLGVGAALYLGEVAGHRTREILKPAVELLASLPSVVLGFVGMVVIAPLMQQWWDIPTGLNVLNASIMLAIMAIPTITSIAEDALHAVPKDLVEASLALGATRLETLTRVVVPGAMSGIGTGTILGMSRAMGETMVVLMVAGGAAQIPGSIFDSVRPLPATIAAEMGETPFGSEHYHALFAIGIVLFLLTLGFNLVAAYISRRFQQRGAATL
- a CDS encoding putative porin, with protein sequence MKRLLMTIALVLGLTMLPSAGAFAATQAELEAKIKAMEQTLNQMKAELGQVRQQQQQQQQAVQAAATSKLPAWAERITFFGDVRFRYEHTTYDETTLDGVPTSKSDKDRFRVRLRFGARSQINEDVELGMRMTLGSDDDPTSTNVTMGNYFGEYTTWGIDEAYVKWTPSLVPDKAFTFSFGKVPQPFVTTKVIWDSDVVPEGAFINYTFNKGGDWRPFINASFMTVNQPGDWSSNDYAPAAQAGIKGRAGAFSLVGTAGYTAWGNLGDPGDLPPNLHGTPTYTENGETRTTNYQVWDVFAQAAFKFSPKGSVGMWGQYVQNADSSGPYQDKDSGYGVAGFVTYDKFKFLVLYKDVEANATPGFIADSDSGYVNRKGWQLEGEYQMWKYGKLQVTYYNTEPDDANIPGATNKSQTIFVNTIFKF
- a CDS encoding putative porin, producing MKGVGKVAGAMFMAATMAIGLWSAAPASAATQAELEAKIKMMEQTLNEMKSQLKQVQTTQVQQQKAVEVAATSKLPGWVERMTFFGDTRFRYEATSYSNLNGKSKDGKDRFRVRLRFGVRSQISDDVELGMRMVTGADADATSTNQTMGNYFGEYSKWGLDQAYVKWTPSFVPQKAFMFEFGKVPQPFMTSKVIWDGDVVPEGAFAQWTFNKGGSWQPYVLGSYMTVEQTGTWGQNVYAPAGQLGIKGKVGAFGLKAETAYTSWGNLGDAGDVPPDTNGNPTWTQGDGETRISNFAVWDIYAKADYKFNKQGSVFAWGHYLVNQSADGPWQDQDTGWGAGAGVKYCKFGFNAWYKYVEANASPGFIADSDSGYVNRKGYVLSASYQMWKYGKVQLSWYDTEPVEENIPGATNPSQTFFADFIFKF